CACGGAGAACATTTTCCTTTGTACAAAACACACCCTAAAAGGACAGCTTAATAATTAATGTGATTGTCAAGTGTTAAATGTAATTGCTGATAGTGTTTTGTAAGGAAAATACCTCAACAGGTTCAAGATATCCACAAGTTGCAGCAATGCACTTCTCCAAAGGAGGCAAAAGCTCGAGAGCACAAGCATTGGACAGTGCATTCCATGCAGCAAGCCTTACAGGAGCTTCAACAAATTGATGCAGATAGACTCCTACTTGACGACCAAATATCATGTCACCATAAGAAACAGCAGCAAATTGCTCTACCAGATTGTCAATGAATGTGGAGTAGTTCTCATGTATGTCCGTCTTAAATTTCAGCTTCTTTGCATCAACTTTTTCTTCCTTATCAAGGAGCTGTCCATAGACATCTTGCAAAGCTTTGTAGAGATCCCTGCTATTGTCCTCCTCAAAAATGCCCATTCCGGAAAGTAAAGTCGCAGACAACGCGTGCAATTTCCATACTATAGGCACATTTCGAACTGGTGTATGCGACTCAGCAGGAAGGGTTGTGGACATTAGTTCAATCCCTAAGAGAAAGAAGAGTCCACCTTTTGCAACTTTAATAAAATCCAGAGACTCATGACTGGAAGAACAAAGCACTGAAAGTGGACTGAGACACCAATGCAAAGGAAGAGGCAATCTTTGGTGAGCCCACTCAGCCACCAAACATTTAGATTCAGAAACTTCCTCGGGAATTGTGTCCAATAAAACACTTCTTTTTTTAGAATTCTTATGTAATACTTTCTCATCTCCAGCAGCAGATTTACGCTTCTGTTTTGCAGACAACCATTTCTTCTTGAAGTGAGAAGCTAAGACATCACTTAACAGTACATAGTCCTCTTCTTGAAAACCCTGATTAAGATTCAGAAATTGGCGGATACTGAAATCAATGTACTTTAGAGTGGGAACTTGAAACAAGAAATCAAGCAGCTTATCTACTGCATAACTATCCATTGGCCCCAGCAATAAACACGCTCCCATGACagaatttattttttgtattacaGAGTTCATCCCTTCAGTTGTAAACTGATCTTTGACAGATACAATGGGAAAAACATCAAGCAAGTAAATGAACAATCGTGCATCTACTTGAGCTGATAAAAGTTTTTTAGACCAAAATCCACCACCAGGGGCACCCCAGCCTACACCAATTCCCGGTGCTGGACCACCTCTACCAAACGTCTCAATTGATTGCATATGACGCCATTCGGAACCATTTGATTCCATTAAACTTGTCATCAAAGTTGTTAACTCAGGCAGAGAGGAGTGGAGAATCCCAGCAGCAAGAGTTTCTTCCTCTCTTgtgaaactttggtattccaaTAGATTCCGAGGTTCATTGTTAGCTAGTGAGATCATCTTATCAACACACCAAACAACTCGCAACAATCCCTGAAGGCAACTACTGGATGCTATTGATGTTTCTTGTTGATTTATTTTTCTCAAATAACACAAACACTCAACGAACGAGCCGCTGCCAGCAACACCATCAGAACTCATAAGTCCATTTTCTAAAATTTCTAGTCCAATCTTAGGGACAAAATCTGGCAGCCATGGAAGACTCCCATGGCACAACTCCGCATTATTTTCTGGGATTACAGCTTCAAGCACTGCAGAAAGCATGTCCATAATTGAAGATATCAACCACAGCAAGGGAGAAATTGCTGAATCCTGCATATCACCGTTCAATTTCTCCTCATTTTGCCACTCAAATAGACGAGATAGGAGTGGCATCTCCTTTATCCTAATCGACTCTAGCGCGGAATCAATCATGGGACCAACCTGGGCCCAACACCAGTTTTCTGCTTCTTCTGTAGTACCTTCATCCATTTGTTGCATGTGGGAATAAAAATTGGGCAGTCTTCTAGTTAAGGCACCCAGTACAAGGTATGCTTCCTTGGCAATGGCGGCATATTCGCTGAGGACATTGTTCTCAGTCAGCTTTCCAAATGCAGGCACATTCAACCAAATGCATAAGGCAGGAAATAGATCAGAAAAATATGACGCACAATATCCATGTTGCACGCAGACCTTCCACAACCGTAACTGTTCAACCAGAAGAGCTGATGAAAGCTTACAAGCCTCATTTGTAGACTTCACCCATTGGTCAAAAGAGGTATACCGATACAAGTGCCATGTCACCTTTTGAACTATTCCAGTCTTGATAAATTCTAGGCAGTTCTTCTTGTCAAATCGAGCCAAAATCTGTCACGTATTAAGGAACAAAATTTAAACGTTGGAATCAACATAAAATTTGGATAAAGATTTATTTCAGGCACAAATGTTTCAAGCATGGATTCTTCATGCTTACTTTCAGGAGTGTAACTGACTTGATTTTTGAGGTACTAATCTCCATTTGCTCTTTACTAGTGAATCTGTCAATGATCGTTTGAACAAGCTGTTGACACTCCATAATTGCAGCTGCACATGATTGTGAATGCCTAGCTATCCCAATTAATATGGAAATCAGGCATTCTTCCAATGCTGCTGAAGGCTCAGTCTGGCATAAAGAAAGATGACATGTCATGCTACAGTTCGCAGTTGGCATTTATGAGTCAGATTTCACAAGCCAGAATGAAAAAGAAGCGTGAGTCCATCAGAAGAAACACACCTCAAAGAGATACTGAATCCTTTGAAGGATCCCCATCCTAATCAATCCTGCAGCTATATCTTGGCcagcaacaacaacatcatcctgAATAGTGGGTTCACTTTCGCCATTGCCCAGAGAATCCCGGGTAAAAGGAAGTATATTGGAAGGTTTTGCATTGTATTTCCAGAAACCGCCATGGAGAAAACCATCTTCGATCTCTGGTCGACTTCTAAAGATAGGAGCAGTAGGTGCATCCCTCTGGAGAGTAGGTATCCTCTGATAAAAACACAGAGGTCAAGAATAAACCATCTCCCAATGCACAGTTCATAGAGGCTAAAATTCAGTCTTACCTCCACGATTTCAAAAAATTCCTCATTGATCTCATAGGTAAGAGCACACTGAATGGCTCTAGCACAAGCCAGAATTACGGAATTATGGTTGTCATCCAGATACATCCTACAAGTAAAAAATGCTTTTTAATCAAACACTTCCTTAGAGTAAGAAAGAATACAAACGATTGTTGCCTCAAAGAAAATTGATCTTGTTCCATGCATAGTAAAGTTCACTATTTCCAGGAATCCTAACGTAACACGAGTGAACATTATATTCAGATCGAAGTGCTGTCATCCGTGACCCAACTAGTCCTAGTCCATATCCTTTAACTATAATGTGAATAATTACAAATAGGGCAAATGCAATTTCCTTGAAACAAACTACAATTGTTCTGGGTTCCATATTTTTCAAAGGGCTAGTTGGTTCTGAGATTCTATACGAAGGCACGCAGAAATCCAAAAGAacgggggtggggtggggtggggagaGGAATCTATGTACTGCAGAAACTGAGATTCTTTACATGGAGGTTCACCAACTATATTCTTTTCTAGTCATTTTTCAAATAACTTTGAGAAGTCAACAAAATCAATTACCCAATGGTTTTTACCTTTCCGATACGAAAAAAGACTAAACACTTTGTTTGATGTTTTTGCCTTCTAAACAGGTAACACAACAGCCTTCCTATTCTTATTCCAAGTGGAGGCAAAAGAAACAAGTGAAACGAAATCTGACAACAAGGAAGATTGCGGACAATTGGAGAAAATGATGAATAATTGGCAATGCATGGACAACATAAATGCAATATCACTAATGtctataaccaaaaaaaaaaaggattacaTCTAGAAGGACAActattttggggggggggggggggggggggggggaaggaggTAATATCTATTTCACCGAAATGAACAAACATGGCACTATCTCATAGACAAGTCATTATTTAACATATCACGAGGAAGAGGAGGGCAAGAAAAATAAAGAGGAAGCACTTAAATCTACCTCAACAATAGAGCAAGCTCGGGTTCTGGGCCTAGTGTAAAAGCCCAAATGGCCTCCCAGTCATTAAATCCATGTCTGTCCTGCGACCTTAAGATACACCCCAGCTGACTCTGGTAAATATTGTGTATTGCTCTATCAAGCACAGATGCAATAAGATGGAATGCAAATGTCCGTTGTCCAGGTACCTGTAGACAAGGAGTTCAAGTACTTTAAACAGACACAAAAAAGCATGATATTAACCATCCAACGGATTCAAAATTAAATATACTAACCATACTTCTGGCAAGAGCAACTGCTTCTTTGATGGTGTAACCAGCCGCGCCAGGATCACCTTCAGTTCGTAGATAGTCACGCTCGGAAAGATTTTGCTCGGCATAAGTTGATATATTACCTGCAACAAAATTCAAAAACTTTATTCAGAAAATGCCGAATCAGGTGAGACACAACATAGAGATACATAATAACACGAGAGGCACTCTACAAATCTAAAGGAAGTTGATATAGAGCATCGCCTATTAAGTTAGTAGAATAAGCAGATATTATGTCGTATTATCAACCCACTTGATGCCCAGATTGTTAAATGGATATGAAAAAATGAGACTGGGAGCAGTGCTCAGGGAGGGAAAAGACCTAATCTACAAAGAGACAAAagagaggttactggcagcccggtgcacaaagctcccgctatgcgcgggtcCGGGGAAGGGACGGACCACAAGGATCTATTGTACGCAGCTttaccctgcatttctgcaagaggctgtttccacgagAGAGGTTACTGGAGCTGGAAAATATGACAGCGCACCATCGAGCAAGAAACCTTGATGTTTTGATGAGGCCAGAGGGAAGTTGTGGGCTCATGACTAAGCAGCTAGGAACTTTGGTAGGTCCACTAAAGCTAAGCCAGTTATACGGAGCTATACACAAGAGAAGTAAAAACATTCAAGTTCCCTAGCACGGCCAGTTACGGAAGGAAGCCTTTGGTGAGCCCAACTCAGAAGATCTTAACTAGGACAGCATGTGCTGCAACCAAGACACCTACGAGGCAACATTATctacatttttttaaaaagacaATGGTGTCACAAACACTATGTACATAAATATAGAGGTCCAATATTTGCCAACAAGGGTAGGTCAGTTCTTAATTTCCAGTCTGGAAATAGGCATCagaaattcttttctttttttttcgtcGATACATGTCTATAGTTAGGGTCAATATACACAGGGTCGGTTCTTAGCTTCGACAGAGCAACACTGTCCTCCCTCGAGCAAAAACATCGGTTGAAACCTGGCAGGTCTCAAATAAATGCAGATACCCATCACATTCTACAGTATCTAAGAAATTAAGGTGTGTCCGATCCCCCATAAAATCAGTCTGAATGAGACATGTTAAACTGGAAAAGAATTCCTgcgaaaaaaaatatatttgacCCTTCGCAAGCAATGGAAGCAGAAAAAATTGATCTGGAAAATGAAACTCCTTTGAAATTCTCCAATAGTACAAAGAAAGAGCttttgcccaaaaaaaaaatgctaaAATACCACTACAACAAAGTGGTATCCATCATATGaattatgatgaatatgatgcttgGTAAATTTATTTCTTGCTCAGATGAATCATACACTAGAAGGAAAGATAAAAAACGAACCTGCAGTGCCAGATAATATTAGCTTTGAAGGTATAAACAAATTTATGCTTACCACTTTTTGGGACATCAAATTTGCTCTTCAGAATATTGCCATCCAAAGAAAAACTTAATTCTCGGACACTCTCAACTCTTTTACTCCACTCATCCCATACACCCGTACTTGCACTCGACTTTGGAGTATCATCTTCCACATTTCTCCGTGTGCCCTGTGAGGTTGCATTTTTCATCTGATCCAGCAAACTACCCTTTTCGCCACTTTGATGAGAACCAGATTTACTAGATTTTCCTCTTTTCAACTTCTCTTGGCCTTTTCTCTTCAGTGCTTCCATCACTGCAGGATTAAGTTTTGCCATTAATTCAGCCTGTGCTTCAGCAATTTCATCAGCTGACATTCTCGCTAGTTGAGCTCGATTCTCAGCATCTATTTCACTCTCAAGACTGCTGGCATTCTGCCTTCCTTCCGCTTCCTGGGAGTCAAACCTAGCATCGGTTTTGTTTGCAAAAATGTTATGTGTCTGAGTGTTAACCTGTAAGGTAGGATGCCTATCCTCCATGCTGACATCCTGAGATTTGGCATCACCGTCTGCGGATAAAGTAGCACCCTTTCCATATTTATCTGGAGTGCGTTCATTTGAGTTGTTTTTGTTCCGAGATACTTCTGCAACAGCCTTTCGCTCATTTGATGTTGACTTCAACTTGTGAGCACTTTCTTCCCTCTTGTATGGTACAGAACTATTATCACTAGCCACTATCTCCCGCCACCGACTAAAATCCAGCcctttattctcttttctttccacggGCTTAGCAAAAGCTCCAATCTGGTCCATCCCAGTGAAATCTTCATCTCCTTCCTCATTCTCTTCACCATCGTGATCATTTTTACCACGAACATCTCCAAACTTTGGGGCCCAATGCTATACAAATATGGAGAGAGAGGCACATTAATGCAAGTAGCAAAACACCCCGATAACCAAAAGGTTCATGGTTCCTTCTACACATAAGACTTTCAAAAAAGTAGTTTTCAACCTATGTGTTCACACGGATCCATAACATCACAAATATAGACctaaaaaagaaagaaggttacCTTATACTAGAATGTGCCAAAACAAAAGCATATTCCTCACAGCCAGAAAAGAAAGAACATATTCTTCTATTAATGCATATGAGTATATAACACACTGAGGGTGTGGTCCGTATGAAGGAAAAAAATTTCTTGGAAAAATGTTTTCTAGGGAAATAAGTGGGTTTcatacttattttcttgtgttcggtaCATAAATAGATATTATCCTAAAAGCATTTGTATATGATCTAGACAAATACTATGGGAGGTgggggtgaagatgaggtgtgttgGAAGGTGGGGAGGATACAATCAATATGGAATGCCACTTGCGGTACTTGTTTTCCATAGGTACTTGTTTTCCATAGGTACTTGTTTTCCATACTTCCACAaggaaagtcattttcctcattttaaggaacgtgttttcctagagaaactatttttcaaaaaatt
The sequence above is a segment of the Lycium barbarum isolate Lr01 chromosome 6, ASM1917538v2, whole genome shotgun sequence genome. Coding sequences within it:
- the LOC132599365 gene encoding transcriptional elongation regulator MINIYO — protein: MKKVDPKKPTTQKIFGSVINEDDASHLVGGIVEKGFTERTLKIPTTSFSAPRPTVLPFPVARHRAHGPHWAPKFGDVRGKNDHDGEENEEGDEDFTGMDQIGAFAKPVERKENKGLDFSRWREIVASDNSSVPYKREESAHKLKSTSNERKAVAEVSRNKNNSNERTPDKYGKGATLSADGDAKSQDVSMEDRHPTLQVNTQTHNIFANKTDARFDSQEAEGRQNASSLESEIDAENRAQLARMSADEIAEAQAELMAKLNPAVMEALKRKGQEKLKRGKSSKSGSHQSGEKGSLLDQMKNATSQGTRRNVEDDTPKSSASTGVWDEWSKRVESVRELSFSLDGNILKSKFDVPKSGNISTYAEQNLSERDYLRTEGDPGAAGYTIKEAVALARSMVPGQRTFAFHLIASVLDRAIHNIYQSQLGCILRSQDRHGFNDWEAIWAFTLGPEPELALLLRMYLDDNHNSVILACARAIQCALTYEINEEFFEIVERIPTLQRDAPTAPIFRSRPEIEDGFLHGGFWKYNAKPSNILPFTRDSLGNGESEPTIQDDVVVAGQDIAAGLIRMGILQRIQYLFETEPSAALEECLISILIGIARHSQSCAAAIMECQQLVQTIIDRFTSKEQMEISTSKIKSVTLLKILARFDKKNCLEFIKTGIVQKVTWHLYRYTSFDQWVKSTNEACKLSSALLVEQLRLWKVCVQHGYCASYFSDLFPALCIWLNVPAFGKLTENNVLSEYAAIAKEAYLVLGALTRRLPNFYSHMQQMDEGTTEEAENWCWAQVGPMIDSALESIRIKEMPLLSRLFEWQNEEKLNGDMQDSAISPLLWLISSIMDMLSAVLEAVIPENNAELCHGSLPWLPDFVPKIGLEILENGLMSSDGVAGSGSFVECLCYLRKINQQETSIASSSCLQGLLRVVWCVDKMISLANNEPRNLLEYQSFTREEETLAAGILHSSLPELTTLMTSLMESNGSEWRHMQSIETFGRGGPAPGIGVGWGAPGGGFWSKKLLSAQVDARLFIYLLDVFPIVSVKDQFTTEGMNSVIQKINSVMGACLLLGPMDSYAVDKLLDFLFQVPTLKYIDFSIRQFLNLNQGFQEEDYVLLSDVLASHFKKKWLSAKQKRKSAAGDEKVLHKNSKKRSVLLDTIPEEVSESKCLVAEWAHQRLPLPLHWCLSPLSVLCSSSHESLDFIKVAKGGLFFLLGIELMSTTLPAESHTPVRNVPIVWKLHALSATLLSGMGIFEEDNSRDLYKALQDVYGQLLDKEEKVDAKKLKFKTDIHENYSTFIDNLVEQFAAVSYGDMIFGRQVGVYLHQFVEAPVRLAAWNALSNACALELLPPLEKCIAATCGYLEPVEDDERMLEAYCKSWVSGALDKAARRGSASFTLALHHMSSFIFQTCSGNMLPLRNKLVKSLLRDYSRKKQHEVLFINLLEYQRPDTRSEPSPSLKEGMPLHSRDVVNRLQILKEACEGNSSLLSEVEKVSSVFSRKQHVDS